A single region of the Rhodococcus sp. W8901 genome encodes:
- a CDS encoding glycerol-3-phosphate 1-O-acyltransferase has product MTEHGAQSTHPTIYLTEPMTETEERALRTWLGHQESETGSPTVTFANTDQALSALTRRDDDPMVTPVRVVWLPDITNGHRAQRLRDVLSARDPLHLGANAQRRVLRTDPARCRVIEGDAASLSELRDRLAERGGGSLPNFIRRQAALALERAERSLLGTQYKVSRFVVEEITDTSRFTAGIKNLAARLNLTVVDVDRQARADLDEMVAAQSRRAIALWDQLGRYFSRAYRLDVDTTRFEELRELNREHSLVFLPSHRSYLDPLVLRPALLANDLPLNHVMGGLNVSFWPIGPISKRSGTVFIRRKFDGDEIYKWTLREYMRFLLNKRFNLEWYIEGGRSRTGKLRPPRYGLLTYLAKAFQSSDASDVYLVPVSLVYDQLYEVSAMAAEAHGAEKRKESIRWLVGYVRAQGQRRGVAHVTVGRPLSLRDSLAQEDDLRLAIQKTGIEVSHRINEVTPITASSLVMLAFLGIEDRALTVPELGFILGPMVDYMTARKLPTAGDVDLTNPQVIRKALFTHLDSGVLKRFDEGNERVYYLGRDQGLVAAFYRNNTIHFLLVRAIAEMVLVAAVDEKFADPLADGWAEAKAIRDLLKFEFFFSDKETFQEELRAELSLIDPAWESDLSKTEHVEHILSEVRPYLAHRVLQPFLEAYEVVADHLLDAPVSEDFDEKTFVAGCLALAQQRRLRQQLASSESISSELFATALQLARNRKLIEVADPEVPERRLAFAEEVRTLVRRVREIRALAHVKLDQVKGADSAAQIVGDPGAELDR; this is encoded by the coding sequence ATGACCGAACACGGCGCACAGTCCACACACCCGACGATCTATCTCACCGAGCCGATGACGGAGACCGAGGAACGCGCACTGCGGACCTGGCTGGGGCACCAGGAGTCCGAAACCGGATCGCCGACGGTCACGTTCGCGAACACCGATCAGGCACTGTCGGCCCTGACGCGCCGGGACGACGACCCGATGGTGACACCGGTACGCGTCGTATGGCTGCCCGATATCACCAACGGCCATCGTGCGCAACGGCTTCGGGATGTACTGTCCGCGAGGGACCCGCTCCATCTCGGAGCGAACGCGCAGCGCCGGGTGCTCCGCACCGATCCGGCGCGCTGCCGGGTCATCGAGGGGGACGCCGCGTCGCTGAGCGAGCTACGGGACCGGCTGGCCGAACGCGGCGGCGGATCGCTGCCCAACTTCATCCGTCGTCAGGCCGCGCTCGCGCTGGAACGGGCCGAACGCAGCCTGCTCGGCACGCAGTACAAGGTGTCCCGGTTCGTGGTCGAGGAGATCACCGACACCAGCCGGTTCACCGCGGGGATCAAGAACCTGGCCGCCCGGCTCAATCTGACCGTGGTGGACGTCGACCGCCAGGCCCGCGCCGACCTCGACGAGATGGTGGCGGCGCAGAGCCGGCGGGCGATCGCGCTGTGGGATCAGCTGGGCCGCTACTTCTCCCGCGCGTATCGCCTGGACGTGGACACCACCCGGTTCGAGGAACTGCGCGAGCTCAACCGGGAGCATTCGCTGGTGTTCCTGCCCAGCCACCGCTCGTACCTGGATCCGCTGGTGCTGCGGCCGGCGCTGCTCGCCAACGACTTGCCGCTCAACCACGTCATGGGTGGACTCAACGTCAGCTTCTGGCCGATCGGTCCGATCAGCAAGCGGTCGGGCACGGTGTTCATCCGCCGCAAGTTCGACGGCGACGAGATCTACAAGTGGACGCTGCGCGAGTACATGCGGTTCCTGCTGAACAAGCGGTTCAACCTCGAGTGGTACATCGAGGGCGGGCGGTCCCGCACCGGGAAGCTGCGCCCACCCCGATACGGGCTGCTCACCTACCTCGCGAAGGCGTTCCAGTCGAGCGACGCGTCGGACGTCTACCTGGTCCCCGTCTCGCTGGTGTACGACCAGCTGTACGAGGTCAGCGCGATGGCCGCGGAGGCCCACGGCGCGGAGAAGCGCAAGGAGAGCATCCGCTGGCTGGTCGGCTACGTCCGGGCGCAGGGGCAGCGCCGCGGCGTCGCGCACGTGACGGTGGGACGGCCCCTGTCGCTGCGGGATTCGCTGGCGCAGGAGGACGATCTGCGGCTGGCGATCCAGAAGACCGGCATCGAGGTGAGCCACCGCATCAACGAGGTCACCCCGATCACGGCGTCGTCGCTGGTGATGCTCGCGTTCCTCGGCATCGAGGACCGGGCGCTGACGGTGCCCGAGCTGGGCTTCATCCTCGGCCCGATGGTCGACTACATGACCGCCCGCAAGCTCCCCACCGCCGGCGACGTCGATCTCACCAACCCGCAGGTGATCCGGAAGGCGCTGTTCACCCACCTGGACTCGGGAGTGCTCAAGCGGTTCGACGAGGGCAACGAGCGGGTGTACTACCTGGGCCGGGACCAGGGGCTGGTGGCGGCGTTCTACCGCAACAACACCATTCACTTCCTGCTGGTGCGGGCGATCGCCGAGATGGTGCTGGTCGCGGCCGTGGACGAGAAGTTCGCGGACCCGCTCGCCGACGGCTGGGCGGAGGCCAAGGCCATCCGGGATCTGCTCAAGTTCGAGTTCTTCTTCAGCGACAAGGAGACCTTCCAGGAGGAGCTGCGCGCGGAGCTGAGCCTGATCGACCCGGCGTGGGAGAGCGATCTGAGTAAGACGGAGCACGTGGAGCACATCCTCTCCGAGGTCCGCCCCTATCTGGCGCACCGGGTGCTGCAGCCGTTCCTCGAGGCCTACGAGGTGGTGGCCGATCATCTGCTGGATGCGCCGGTGTCCGAGGACTTCGACGAGAAGACCTTCGTCGCCGGGTGTCTCGCACTGGCCCAGCAGCGGCGGTTGCGCCAGCAGCTCGCGAGCAGCGAGTCCATCTCGTCGGAGCTGTTCGCGACCGCGCTGCAACTGGCGCGCAACCGGAAGCTGATCGAGGTGGCCGATCCCGAGGTGCCCGAGCGCCGGCTGGCGTTCGCCGAGGAGGTGCGGACGCTGGTGCGCCGGGTCCGGGAGATCCGCGCACTCGCGCACGTGAAGCTCGATCAGGTGAAGGGCGCCGACTCGGCCGCCCAGATCGTGGGCGATCCCGGGGCGGAGTTGGACCGATGA
- a CDS encoding wax ester/triacylglycerol synthase domain-containing protein, with the protein MADGQPFIPPSAVDVDLSAVGWAQNRTMSDFETGMWRMEEVRPELRTPIVAVDVLDRAPDWDRLVRAHEWASHIVPRIRMRAVEPAFGLGNPVWSVDPEFDLDYHLRRVRLPEPADLDHALRICRHLATEPFDKARPPWMAMLIEGLGDGRAVYVVKTHHSITDGMGGIQMMALLHSRRPEPTPDKPDRAPAPPEHLSDLSALGLEVLTEVRRAPSRIADLVSGSARAAITAVTRPFDAAGEVLDYANSLRRVIQPPPATGSPLLRNRGLGRWFGVLEVELPVLKGAGHAAGGSVNDAYIAALLGGFRRYHEELGESVGKIPMGMPINMRAASDPSGGNRIAAVRFAGPATEPDPALRIRKVRAIVLALREEPALDIVEAASPLLVRLPTRLLAEWYLSQSKGLDLQASNVAGVPVPVYLAGARIERMFPFGPAPGCAVMATMVSHVGTCCIGVNLDTAAVTEPALFMQCLQEGLDEVVALAGAAKGAEG; encoded by the coding sequence ATGGCCGACGGGCAACCGTTCATCCCACCGAGTGCGGTGGATGTGGACCTCTCCGCGGTCGGATGGGCGCAGAACCGGACCATGTCGGACTTCGAGACCGGCATGTGGCGGATGGAGGAGGTGCGCCCCGAACTGCGCACCCCCATCGTCGCCGTCGACGTCCTCGACCGGGCACCGGACTGGGATCGGTTGGTGCGGGCGCACGAATGGGCGTCGCACATCGTTCCCCGCATCCGGATGCGCGCGGTGGAACCGGCGTTCGGCCTCGGCAATCCGGTGTGGTCGGTGGACCCCGAGTTCGACCTCGACTACCACCTGCGCCGGGTGCGGTTGCCGGAGCCGGCCGACCTCGACCACGCGCTGCGGATCTGCCGGCACCTCGCCACCGAACCGTTCGACAAGGCCCGCCCGCCGTGGATGGCGATGCTCATCGAGGGCCTGGGTGACGGCCGCGCCGTCTACGTCGTCAAGACGCATCACAGCATCACCGACGGCATGGGCGGCATCCAGATGATGGCGCTGCTGCACAGCCGCCGACCCGAACCGACGCCCGACAAGCCGGACCGCGCGCCCGCGCCGCCCGAGCACCTGTCGGATCTGTCCGCGCTGGGGCTCGAGGTGCTCACCGAGGTGCGCCGCGCCCCGAGCCGGATCGCCGACCTGGTCTCCGGCTCGGCGCGGGCCGCGATCACCGCCGTGACCCGGCCGTTCGACGCGGCGGGAGAGGTCCTCGACTACGCGAACTCCCTGCGCCGCGTCATCCAGCCGCCCCCGGCGACGGGCTCTCCCCTGCTGCGCAACCGCGGTCTCGGGCGCTGGTTCGGGGTGCTCGAGGTGGAGTTGCCGGTCCTCAAGGGCGCGGGCCACGCGGCCGGTGGTTCGGTCAACGACGCCTACATCGCGGCGCTGCTCGGCGGCTTCCGCCGGTACCACGAGGAGCTCGGCGAGTCCGTCGGCAAGATCCCGATGGGCATGCCGATCAACATGCGGGCCGCGTCGGATCCGTCCGGCGGCAACCGGATCGCCGCGGTGCGGTTCGCGGGGCCGGCCACCGAACCGGATCCGGCGTTGCGGATCCGCAAGGTCCGCGCGATCGTGCTGGCGCTGCGGGAGGAACCGGCCCTCGACATTGTCGAGGCGGCGTCGCCGCTGCTGGTGCGGCTGCCGACCCGGCTGCTCGCCGAGTGGTACCTGTCGCAGTCCAAGGGGCTGGATCTGCAGGCGTCCAATGTCGCGGGGGTGCCCGTGCCGGTGTATCTGGCGGGGGCGCGGATCGAGCGGATGTTCCCCTTCGGCCCGGCACCGGGCTGCGCCGTGATGGCGACGATGGTCTCCCACGTCGGGACCTGCTGCATCGGCGTCAACCTCGACACCGCCGCGGTGACCGAACCGGCGCTGTTCATGCAGTGCCTGCAGGAGGGTTTGGACGAGGTGGTGGCGCTGGCCGGCGCCGCGAAGGGAGCCGAGGGATGA
- a CDS encoding FmdB family zinc ribbon protein — translation MPRRKDAVIPLYQFRCAQCGPFDRTYSMATVPDSSACPACASDARRQITGPRLGHGSSTQMRLLDATARSASEPAVVSGPRPGARTAVQNVTTNPLHRKLPRP, via the coding sequence TTGCCCCGGCGAAAGGACGCGGTCATTCCCCTCTATCAGTTCCGGTGCGCGCAGTGCGGTCCGTTCGACCGCACCTACTCGATGGCCACCGTCCCCGACAGCTCCGCCTGCCCCGCCTGCGCGTCCGACGCGCGCCGTCAGATCACCGGCCCGCGGCTCGGCCACGGCTCGTCGACGCAGATGCGTCTGCTCGACGCGACCGCCCGGTCCGCGAGCGAGCCCGCGGTGGTCTCGGGCCCGCGCCCCGGAGCCCGCACGGCGGTGCAGAACGTCACCACCAATCCGCTGCACCGAAAGTTGCCCCGCCCCTGA
- the fmdA gene encoding formamidase yields the protein MPELLFPLDSRKKFTEQEKIGHNRWHPDIPAAVTVKPGDSFRVHCREWFDGAIRNDDSADDILNAPLTTVHTLSGPFAVEGAKPGDLLIVDILDIGPIPQEDSGPLAGQGWGYTGIFPRDNGGGFLTEQFPDAYKAVWDFSGQTATSRHVPHVKFTGIVHPGLMGTAPSHELLGRWNTREAALIATDPDRVPPLALPPEPRDAVLGTLTGADFDRVAGEAARTAPPRENGGNQDIKNLTKGSRVFYPVFVDGGKLSVGDLHFSQGDGEITFCGAIEMGGFIDLRVDLIKGGMETYGVSENAIFMPGNTDPQYSEWLAFSGTSVTLDGEQRYLDSHLAYQRACLHAIDYLTKFGYSPEQAYLLLGAAPIEGRLSGVVDIPNSCATVYLPTAIFDFPVAPSADGPVRIDPGMGAPHSAR from the coding sequence ATGCCCGAGTTGCTGTTCCCGTTGGATTCGCGCAAGAAGTTCACCGAGCAGGAGAAGATCGGCCACAACCGGTGGCACCCCGACATCCCCGCCGCCGTCACGGTGAAGCCGGGCGATTCGTTCCGCGTGCACTGCCGGGAATGGTTCGACGGCGCGATCCGCAACGACGACTCGGCCGACGACATCCTCAATGCCCCGCTGACCACGGTGCACACGCTGTCGGGGCCGTTCGCGGTGGAGGGCGCCAAGCCCGGTGACCTGCTGATCGTCGACATCCTCGACATCGGGCCGATCCCGCAGGAGGACTCGGGCCCGCTCGCCGGCCAGGGCTGGGGGTACACCGGCATCTTCCCGCGCGACAACGGCGGCGGCTTCCTGACCGAGCAGTTCCCCGACGCCTACAAGGCGGTGTGGGACTTCTCCGGGCAGACCGCGACGTCCCGGCACGTGCCGCACGTCAAGTTCACCGGCATCGTGCATCCGGGCCTGATGGGCACCGCGCCGTCGCACGAGTTGCTCGGCAGGTGGAACACCCGTGAGGCCGCGCTGATCGCGACCGATCCGGACCGGGTGCCGCCGCTCGCGCTGCCGCCGGAACCCCGCGACGCGGTGCTGGGCACCCTCACCGGCGCCGACTTCGACCGCGTCGCCGGCGAGGCCGCCCGCACCGCCCCGCCCCGCGAGAACGGCGGCAACCAGGACATCAAGAACCTCACCAAGGGCAGTCGCGTGTTCTATCCGGTGTTCGTCGACGGCGGCAAGCTGTCGGTGGGGGACCTGCACTTCTCGCAGGGCGACGGCGAGATCACCTTCTGCGGTGCGATCGAGATGGGCGGGTTCATCGATCTGCGCGTCGACCTGATCAAGGGCGGCATGGAGACGTACGGCGTGTCGGAGAACGCGATCTTCATGCCCGGCAACACCGATCCGCAGTATTCGGAGTGGCTGGCGTTCTCGGGCACGTCGGTGACGCTCGACGGCGAGCAGCGGTACCTCGACTCGCACCTCGCCTACCAGCGGGCGTGCCTGCACGCGATCGACTACCTCACCAAGTTCGGTTACAGCCCGGAGCAGGCGTACCTGCTGCTGGGCGCCGCGCCGATCGAGGGCCGCCTGTCCGGCGTCGTCGACATCCCGAACTCGTGCGCCACGGTGTACCTGCCGACCGCGATCTTCGACTTCCCGGTCGCGCCGTCCGCGGACGGTCCCGTGCGGATCGATCCGGGAATGGGCGCGCCGCACTCCGCACGCTAG
- a CDS encoding Type 1 glutamine amidotransferase-like domain-containing protein: protein MRLFLASYRFGVHVDRFVELVGGPGPIAVIANAADAWPARARDSAVVSDVVPLRRLGFSPSEVDLRHYVDRPAALAETLSGFRSVWVRGGNTFVLRAQLARSGADDVLRDLLRRDALAYAGYSAGACVTAPSLVGVDSGDDPGEVAPTCGVPPRWDGLGLIDFSIVPHCVGSDTPPDAPNPGDDAARMIEACRGAGVRYRALTDDQAIVVDAEATALL from the coding sequence GTGCGACTGTTCCTGGCGTCGTACCGCTTCGGTGTGCACGTGGACCGGTTCGTCGAACTGGTCGGCGGCCCCGGCCCGATCGCGGTGATCGCCAATGCCGCGGACGCGTGGCCGGCGCGGGCCCGGGACTCGGCCGTGGTGAGCGACGTCGTGCCGCTGCGCCGTCTCGGGTTCTCACCGTCGGAGGTGGATCTACGCCACTACGTCGACCGGCCGGCCGCTCTCGCGGAGACGCTCTCGGGATTCCGGTCGGTGTGGGTGCGCGGCGGCAACACGTTCGTCCTGCGTGCACAGCTGGCACGAAGTGGTGCCGACGACGTGCTGCGGGATCTCCTCCGCCGGGACGCCCTCGCCTACGCGGGCTACAGCGCCGGCGCGTGCGTCACGGCACCGTCCCTCGTCGGGGTGGACAGCGGGGACGATCCGGGCGAGGTGGCGCCGACCTGCGGGGTGCCGCCGCGCTGGGACGGGCTGGGCCTGATCGACTTCTCGATCGTGCCGCACTGCGTGGGTTCGGACACTCCCCCGGACGCACCGAACCCCGGCGACGACGCGGCTCGCATGATCGAGGCCTGTCGCGGTGCCGGGGTTCGGTATCGGGCGTTGACCGACGATCAGGCGATCGTCGTGGATGCGGAGGCCACCGCGTTGCTGTAG
- a CDS encoding maleylpyruvate isomerase family mycothiol-dependent enzyme: protein MSEFPQGMLVDALSEQWAVLDDVLSTVEGDAWTTPTALPGWTVRDIVSHIIGTESLLSGLKPPETAIDVHTLLHVRNEIGALNERWVEGLRAHTGAQTLAMFREVTSSRREMLADMTQGDFDAPAVTPAGPATYGRFMRIRLFDCWIHEHDIRDALGAPAGDEGGTRGELAFAEIAGALGFIVGKLGGAPEGARVTFELSGPLARTIHVEVDGRATVVPQLSAPATSTIAMSSPLFTRLTTGRTTAAEHTSEFELGGDAEVGRRIVDHLAFTI, encoded by the coding sequence ATGAGCGAGTTCCCGCAGGGCATGTTGGTCGATGCACTGTCCGAGCAGTGGGCAGTGCTCGACGACGTGCTGTCCACGGTCGAGGGCGATGCCTGGACCACGCCGACGGCCCTGCCGGGTTGGACGGTACGCGACATCGTCTCGCACATCATCGGGACCGAATCGCTGCTGTCGGGCCTGAAGCCCCCGGAGACGGCGATCGACGTGCACACACTCCTCCACGTGCGCAACGAGATCGGCGCGCTCAACGAACGCTGGGTGGAGGGCCTGCGAGCCCATACCGGGGCGCAGACTCTCGCGATGTTCCGGGAAGTCACCTCCAGCCGGCGCGAGATGCTCGCCGACATGACGCAGGGCGACTTCGATGCTCCCGCCGTGACGCCGGCGGGCCCGGCGACGTACGGCCGGTTCATGCGTATCCGATTGTTCGACTGCTGGATTCACGAGCACGACATCCGCGATGCGCTGGGCGCCCCCGCGGGCGACGAGGGCGGCACCCGCGGCGAGCTGGCGTTCGCGGAGATCGCGGGCGCGCTGGGGTTCATCGTCGGCAAGCTGGGCGGTGCCCCCGAGGGCGCCCGGGTCACGTTCGAGCTGTCCGGCCCGCTGGCCCGCACCATCCACGTCGAAGTCGACGGCCGGGCCACGGTGGTCCCGCAGCTGTCCGCACCGGCGACGTCGACGATCGCGATGAGTTCACCGCTGTTCACCCGGCTCACCACGGGCCGCACCACCGCCGCCGAGCACACGTCGGAGTTCGAACTCGGCGGCGACGCCGAGGTGGGCCGACGGATCGTCGACCACCTCGCCTTCACCATCTGA
- a CDS encoding mycothiol-dependent nitroreductase Rv2466c family protein: MTSVDFHFDPMCPFAFHASRWIRHVRAETGIDVDWRFFSLEEINRRDDQQQQQLHPWERDWAYGWSLMRIGALLRRESMDLLDRWYAATGHLLHIDGGKPHDPDVARDLLVRLGLDPGLLDAALADPTTHDDVRADHDRVVAAGGFGVPTLFVLGTPLFGPVLVDPPEGEAAVRLWNMVTEMLEFPRVYELQRVKGPADAAAIGEALAPYLRGRDWQSVNRGEVVDLSGLETERDT, translated from the coding sequence ATCACGTCGGTGGACTTCCACTTCGACCCGATGTGCCCGTTCGCGTTCCACGCCTCGCGCTGGATCCGGCACGTGCGGGCCGAGACCGGCATCGACGTCGACTGGCGCTTCTTCAGTCTCGAGGAGATCAACCGCCGCGACGATCAGCAGCAGCAGCAGTTGCATCCATGGGAGCGGGACTGGGCCTACGGGTGGTCGCTCATGCGGATCGGTGCGCTGCTGCGGCGCGAGAGCATGGATCTGCTGGACCGCTGGTACGCCGCGACCGGCCACCTGCTGCACATCGACGGCGGAAAACCGCACGACCCGGATGTCGCACGGGATCTGCTCGTCAGACTCGGACTCGACCCCGGCCTGCTCGACGCCGCGCTGGCCGACCCGACCACGCACGACGACGTCCGGGCCGACCACGACCGGGTGGTCGCGGCGGGCGGGTTCGGCGTCCCGACGCTGTTCGTGCTGGGCACCCCGCTGTTCGGGCCCGTCCTGGTCGATCCGCCCGAGGGCGAGGCCGCCGTGCGACTGTGGAACATGGTGACCGAGATGCTCGAGTTCCCCCGCGTCTACGAGCTTCAGCGCGTGAAGGGGCCGGCGGACGCGGCGGCCATCGGTGAGGCACTGGCCCCGTACCTGCGGGGCCGGGACTGGCAGAGCGTCAATCGTGGTGAGGTCGTGGACCTTTCCGGACTGGAAACGGAGCGAGATACATGA
- a CDS encoding AMP-binding protein codes for MFPGNFVATTPDKPAIIRPATGEQLTYRQLDERSLRLARYLRKVGMRPGDHLAMVAGNDLRMLEVYWAALRSGLYITAVNWHLTAAETAYVVDDCGASVLVVSADAAAALPDDPADLPRVRRRLVFGGALAGYDDYEQVLAAQTVEPLESQPRGQDMLYSSGTTGRPKGIKPKLPIGEVHETTDPYTAVFAPMYGFDSDTVYLCPAPLYHAAPLRFCGTINSVGGTVIVMDRFEPAEALDLIQTYKVTHSQWVPTMFVRMLKLPKEVRDSYDVSSLQVAVHAAAPCPPDVKRAMIEWWGPVIQEYYASTEGSGVTFIDSAQALAHPGSVGRDGVLGIVHICDEDGRELPVGEIGTVYWERDELPFEYHNDPAKTASAQHPDHPTWTTSGDIGYLDDERFLYLTDRAAFTIISGGVNIYPQESENVLTLHPKVYDVAVIGVPDEEMGEQVKAVVQLADGVTKSADLARELLDYVRDRVAHYKAPRSVDFADDLPRTPTGKLVKHQLRARYVTSLRN; via the coding sequence GTGTTCCCGGGAAACTTCGTAGCGACCACCCCTGACAAGCCCGCGATCATCCGGCCCGCCACCGGTGAGCAGCTCACGTATCGGCAGCTCGACGAACGGTCCCTGCGCCTGGCCCGGTACCTGCGGAAGGTGGGGATGCGGCCGGGCGACCACCTCGCGATGGTCGCGGGCAACGACCTGCGGATGCTCGAGGTGTACTGGGCCGCGCTGCGATCCGGTCTCTACATCACGGCGGTCAACTGGCACCTCACCGCGGCCGAGACCGCGTACGTGGTCGACGACTGCGGGGCATCGGTTCTGGTCGTGTCCGCCGACGCGGCCGCGGCGCTCCCGGACGACCCGGCCGATCTTCCCCGGGTCCGCCGCCGTCTCGTCTTCGGTGGCGCGCTCGCCGGCTACGACGACTACGAGCAGGTGCTCGCGGCGCAGACCGTCGAACCGCTCGAATCGCAGCCGCGCGGCCAGGACATGCTGTACTCGTCGGGCACCACCGGCCGCCCCAAGGGCATCAAGCCCAAACTGCCCATCGGTGAGGTCCACGAGACGACGGACCCGTACACCGCGGTGTTCGCGCCCATGTACGGATTCGATTCCGACACCGTCTATCTGTGCCCCGCACCGCTGTATCACGCAGCGCCGCTGCGTTTCTGCGGAACCATCAACTCCGTCGGCGGCACCGTGATCGTGATGGACCGGTTCGAGCCCGCCGAGGCGCTGGACCTGATCCAGACGTACAAGGTCACGCACAGTCAGTGGGTGCCGACCATGTTCGTTCGAATGCTGAAGCTGCCCAAGGAAGTTCGGGACAGCTACGACGTCTCCAGTCTGCAGGTCGCCGTCCATGCCGCGGCGCCGTGCCCGCCGGACGTCAAGCGGGCGATGATCGAGTGGTGGGGGCCGGTGATCCAGGAGTACTACGCGTCCACCGAGGGCTCCGGGGTCACCTTCATCGACAGTGCGCAGGCGCTCGCGCACCCGGGCTCGGTCGGCCGGGACGGCGTGCTCGGGATCGTGCACATCTGCGACGAGGACGGGCGCGAGCTGCCGGTGGGGGAGATCGGCACCGTCTACTGGGAGCGCGACGAGCTGCCGTTCGAGTACCACAACGATCCGGCCAAGACGGCGTCGGCGCAGCACCCGGACCATCCGACCTGGACGACGAGCGGCGACATCGGCTACCTCGACGACGAGCGATTCCTCTATCTCACCGACCGGGCCGCCTTCACGATCATCTCCGGTGGCGTCAACATCTATCCGCAGGAGTCCGAGAACGTGCTGACCCTGCACCCCAAGGTGTACGACGTCGCGGTGATCGGGGTGCCCGACGAGGAGATGGGGGAGCAGGTCAAGGCCGTTGTCCAGCTGGCGGACGGTGTGACGAAGAGCGCCGACCTCGCGCGCGAGTTGCTCGACTACGTCCGCGACCGCGTCGCCCACTACAAGGCTCCGCGCTCGGTCGACTTCGCGGACGACCTACCGCGCACGCCGACCGGCAAGCTCGTCAAGCATCAACTCCGGGCCCGCTACGTGACGTCCCTGAGGAACTGA
- a CDS encoding DUF488 domain-containing protein — MPVKTVEIERVYDHPGAEAGFRVFVDRLWPRGLRKDSFYYDDWAKELAPSTELRRWYSHDVAEFGEFRSRYLAELESPDGRSAVERVLELAHDRPLVLLTATKDVEHSHAAVLRQFLRDVT; from the coding sequence ATGCCCGTCAAGACGGTGGAGATCGAACGCGTGTACGACCATCCGGGTGCCGAAGCGGGCTTCCGTGTCTTCGTCGACCGGCTCTGGCCGCGGGGGCTGCGCAAGGATTCCTTCTATTACGACGACTGGGCCAAGGAGCTGGCCCCGTCCACCGAGCTGCGCCGGTGGTACAGCCACGACGTCGCCGAGTTCGGCGAGTTTCGGTCCCGTTATCTCGCCGAGCTCGAGTCGCCCGACGGCCGCAGCGCCGTGGAGCGCGTCCTCGAGCTCGCGCACGATCGTCCACTCGTCCTCCTGACCGCCACCAAGGACGTCGAGCACAGCCACGCCGCGGTCCTGCGTCAGTTCCTCAGGGACGTCACGTAG
- a CDS encoding Re/Si-specific NAD(P)(+) transhydrogenase subunit alpha, whose amino-acid sequence MDTSKSAAQVRPSVGVVRETNDDERRVALVPKVVASLSAKGVDVVVESGAGLAALIPDELYVEAGATIGDAWSADIVAKVAAPSTDEIAKLRSGSTLIGFLAPRNADNRIADLKAAGVQAFAVEAIPRISRAQVMDALSSQANVAGYKAVLVAASESTRYFPMLTTAAGTVKPATVLVLGVGVAGLQALATAKRLGGRTTGYDVRPEVADQVRSVGAQWLDLGIDAAGEGGYARQLTEAEQAQQQQALEDAIKGFDVVITTALVPGRPAPRLVTAAAVQGMKPGSVIVDLAGETGGNCEITEPGQTVVKHGVTICSPLNLPATMPEHASELYSKNLQAVIELMLDENGGFAPDFDDEILAAACVTREEANA is encoded by the coding sequence TTGGATACATCGAAGAGCGCGGCACAGGTGCGCCCGTCGGTCGGTGTCGTTCGGGAGACGAACGACGACGAGCGGCGGGTGGCGCTGGTGCCGAAGGTTGTGGCGTCGTTGTCCGCCAAGGGCGTCGACGTCGTCGTCGAGTCCGGGGCCGGCCTGGCCGCCCTGATTCCGGACGAGCTGTACGTCGAGGCGGGTGCCACCATTGGTGACGCGTGGTCCGCGGACATCGTGGCGAAGGTAGCCGCGCCGTCGACCGACGAGATCGCCAAGCTGCGCTCGGGCTCGACGCTGATCGGCTTCCTGGCGCCCCGCAACGCGGACAACCGGATCGCGGATCTGAAGGCGGCCGGCGTGCAGGCCTTCGCGGTCGAGGCCATTCCGCGTATCTCGCGTGCCCAGGTGATGGATGCGTTGTCGTCGCAGGCGAACGTGGCCGGTTACAAGGCGGTGCTGGTGGCGGCGTCCGAGTCGACGCGGTACTTCCCGATGCTGACCACCGCCGCGGGCACCGTGAAGCCGGCGACGGTGCTGGTGCTCGGTGTCGGTGTCGCCGGTCTGCAGGCGCTGGCGACGGCGAAGCGTCTCGGCGGCCGCACCACCGGCTACGACGTGCGCCCCGAGGTCGCCGATCAGGTCCGTTCCGTCGGTGCGCAGTGGCTCGACCTGGGTATCGACGCCGCCGGTGAGGGCGGCTACGCCCGTCAGCTCACCGAGGCCGAGCAGGCCCAGCAGCAGCAGGCGCTCGAGGACGCGATCAAGGGCTTCGACGTGGTCATCACGACCGCGCTGGTGCCGGGTCGTCCGGCGCCGCGTCTGGTGACGGCCGCAGCGGTGCAGGGCATGAAGCCCGGCTCGGTGATCGTGGACCTGGCCGGTGAGACCGGCGGCAACTGCGAGATCACCGAGCCCGGTCAGACCGTGGTCAAGCACGGTGTGACGATCTGCTCGCCGTTGAATCTGCCGGCGACGATGCCCGAGCACGCCTCCGAGTTGTATTCGAAGAACCTGCAGGCGGTCATCGAGTTGATGCTCGACGAGAACGGCGGTTTCGCGCCGGACTTCGACGACGAGATCCTCGCCGCCGCCTGCGTCACCCGTGAGGAGGCGAACGCCTGA